One window from the genome of Labeo rohita strain BAU-BD-2019 chromosome 10, IGBB_LRoh.1.0, whole genome shotgun sequence encodes:
- the LOC127172123 gene encoding serine rich and transmembrane domain containing 1, whose translation MSGMDGTVEEINGTEVDSENFLRFSPTSVSTGAAAASYGRTANVYVYVSIFLSLLLFLLTLLIIALHRLKNIISSSSSFPECGSEAGSSFTNMEICSISSQRSTVSSLS comes from the coding sequence ATGTCTGGGATGGACGGGACCGTGGAGGAGATAAATGGCACGGAAGTGGACAGCGAGAATTTCCTGAGGTTCAGCCCTACATCTGTTTCTACCGGGGCAGCCGCTGCCTCATATGGACGGACTGCAAATGTTTACGTCTACGTCTCCATCTTTCTCAGCCTGCTGCTTTTCCTGCTTACCCTGCTGATCATTGCTCTCCACAGGCTGAAGAACATCATATCCTCCAGCTCTTCATTCCCAGAATGCGGCAGTGAGGCCGGGAGCTCCTTCACCAACATGGAGATCTGCAGCATTTCCTCACAGAGATCAACAGTGTCATCGCTGTCCTGA